Within Dysosmobacter sp. Marseille-Q4140, the genomic segment CATGAACACCGGCTTGTCCGTCACGGCCCGGACGGCTTTCGTCACCGCCGCGGCGCCCTGGGGATCGGAGCCGAAGTTCTGCCCGCCGGCATGGACGTTGGGGCAGGAGATGTTGACCTCCAGGATCTTCACCTGGTCCACGCCGTTCAGCTTCCGGCAGTTGTCCGCGTACTCCTCCAGGGAGAAGCCGCCCACGTTGGCGATGACGGGCCCCTGGAAGATCTTTGCGATGTTGGGTACCTCGTTTGCGATCACTGCGTCGATGCCGGGGTTTTGGAGGCCCACGGCGTTGAGCATGCCGCCCTCGGTCTCGGCAATCCGGGGCTGGGGGTTGCCCAGCCGGGCCGAGCCGGTGGTGCCCTTCCAGGAAAAGCTCCCCAGAACATTCAGGTCATAGAGTTCGGCGTACTCCCGGCCATAGCCGAAGGTGCCGGAGGCGGGGATCACAGGGTTTTTCAGCTCCACACCCGCCAGGGAAACGGTCAAATCTACCATACGATCTCCTCCTGATACA encodes:
- a CDS encoding dihydroorotate dehydrogenase, with product MVDLTVSLAGVELKNPVIPASGTFGYGREYAELYDLNVLGSFSWKGTTGSARLGNPQPRIAETEGGMLNAVGLQNPGIDAVIANEVPNIAKIFQGPVIANVGGFSLEEYADNCRKLNGVDQVKILEVNISCPNVHAGGQNFGSDPQGAAAVTKAVRAVTDKPVFMKLSPNVTDIAAIARACEAEGADGICLINTLLGMRIDLKTKRPLLANRTGGLSGPAVFPVAVRMVWDVYEAVKLPIIGCGGVSSAEDVCEMMLAGATAVEVGAANLRDPYACKTIIEKLPAVSAQLGVTNISELTGGAHHG